The following coding sequences are from one Portunus trituberculatus isolate SZX2019 chromosome 32, ASM1759143v1, whole genome shotgun sequence window:
- the LOC123512018 gene encoding caspase-9-like isoform X1: MDTEKLDSCARSGDMAEASRLVRQGTPLEGLVNKRSPLMRAAMGNRVAMVRALLDMGASVDFKNEDGWTALHIAAKHDAVAVAEALLDAGADIEARSNSGRTPLALACNQKKLSMAKKLLERGADASTTDGTGWTLLFQAVRSGSLEVVRWLVEEVGVDPRCASGGKTAKQLADSKGHAHVSRYLDDAIPDISGSRTATKASHSVMPASRTPRLASKLSAKAVRASESFLDDAGAVVDLKVRLTRHVVPPGPDVYDTTTDPPGLVLLLNYITFSGSDIKDRQGAEYDTINIKSVFKQMGYEVEAYEDLTWKDTMLRIKEFSTSGRLNKAGCAVVVVSSHGGTDPSSFLTSDGEQVSVSHLHQSFKDYGKDIRQMAKIFFLQFCRGDVLPVRETDYSLDRSPKNIISFYSTSDGFVAYRDPRRGSIFLSVVCEVLAERAYKNNLDDLYRQVQRRYVDRGLGTTPEMQNLGFSKKFYFNPRPRK, from the exons ATGGACACAGAGAAGcta gatagcTGCGCGAGGAGCGGGGACATGGCAGAAGCCAGTCGCTTGGTGCGGCAAGGCACGCCCCTGGAAGGCCTGGTGAACAAGAGATCGCCTCTCATGCGGGCGGCGATGGGCAACAGGGTGGCCATGGTGCGCGCCCTGCTGGACATGGGAGCTTCTGTCGACTTTAAGAACGAGGACG GCTGGACGGCGCTGCACATCGCCGCCAAGCACGACGCGGTGGCCGTAGCGGAGGCGCTGCTGGACGCCGGGGCTGACATCGAGGCCAGGTCCAACTCAG GCAGAACACCGCTGGCGTTGGCTTGTAACCAGAAGAAACTTTCCATGGCAAAGAAACTGCTGGAGCGAGGGGCGGACGCCTCAACGACAGACGGCACAG GGTGGACGCTGTTGTTCCAGGCTGTCCGCAGCGGCTCACTGGAGGTGGTTAGGtggctggtggaggaggtgggtgtTGACCCGCGCTGTGCCTCGGGCGGCAAGACGGCAAAACAGTTGGCGGACAGCAAAGGGCATGCTCATGTATCCAGATACTTAGATGACGCCATCCCAGACATCTCCGGTTCA AGGACGGCAACAAAGGCCAGCCACAGTGTGATGCCTGCTTCGAGGACACCAAGACTTGCCAGCAAACTGTCTGCCAAGGCTGTTAGGGCCTCTGAGTCCTTCCTG GACGATGCCGGAGCAGTTGTAGATCTGAAGGTGAGACTGACCCGCCACGTGGTGCCGCCTGGCCCTGACGTGTACGACACCACCACCGACCCGCCCGGCCTCGTCCTGCTCCTTAACTACATCACATTTTCCGGGAGTGACATCAAAGATAGGCAAGGCGCGGAATACGACACCATCAACATCAAAAGTGTGTTTAAGCAGATGGGCTACGAGGTGGAGGCTTACGAAGACCTGACGTGGAAGGATACCATGTTGAGAATTAAGGAGTTCAGCACTTCGGGGCGTCTGAATAAGGCTGGGTGCGCCGTCGTGGTGGTGTCCTCCCACGGCGGCACCGACCCGTCTTCCTTCCTGACTTCGGACGGCGAGCAAGTCAGCGTGAGCCACTTGCATCAAAGCTTCAAGGACTATGGCAAAGATATCCGGCAAATGGCCAAGATTTTCTTCCTCCAGTTCTGCCGTGGCGATGTCTTGCCCGTGCGTGAGACAGATTACAGTTTGGATCGTTCTCCTAAGAATATTATCAGCTTCTACAGCACCTCCGACGGGTTCGTCGCCTACAGGGATCCTAGGAGGGGCAGCATTTTCTTGTCAGTGGTGTGTGAAGTGCTGGCCGAGCGAGCCTACAAGAACAACCTTGATGATCTGTACCGGCAGGTGCAGCGCAGGTACGTGGACCGAGGGCTGGGCACTACGCCTGAGATGCAAAACCTTGGATTTAGCAAGAAATTCTACTTCAATCCTCGACCCCGAAAGTGA
- the LOC123512018 gene encoding caspase-9-like isoform X2 yields the protein MAEASRLVRQGTPLEGLVNKRSPLMRAAMGNRVAMVRALLDMGASVDFKNEDGWTALHIAAKHDAVAVAEALLDAGADIEARSNSGRTPLALACNQKKLSMAKKLLERGADASTTDGTGWTLLFQAVRSGSLEVVRWLVEEVGVDPRCASGGKTAKQLADSKGHAHVSRYLDDAIPDISGSRTATKASHSVMPASRTPRLASKLSAKAVRASESFLDDAGAVVDLKVRLTRHVVPPGPDVYDTTTDPPGLVLLLNYITFSGSDIKDRQGAEYDTINIKSVFKQMGYEVEAYEDLTWKDTMLRIKEFSTSGRLNKAGCAVVVVSSHGGTDPSSFLTSDGEQVSVSHLHQSFKDYGKDIRQMAKIFFLQFCRGDVLPVRETDYSLDRSPKNIISFYSTSDGFVAYRDPRRGSIFLSVVCEVLAERAYKNNLDDLYRQVQRRYVDRGLGTTPEMQNLGFSKKFYFNPRPRK from the exons ATGGCAGAAGCCAGTCGCTTGGTGCGGCAAGGCACGCCCCTGGAAGGCCTGGTGAACAAGAGATCGCCTCTCATGCGGGCGGCGATGGGCAACAGGGTGGCCATGGTGCGCGCCCTGCTGGACATGGGAGCTTCTGTCGACTTTAAGAACGAGGACG GCTGGACGGCGCTGCACATCGCCGCCAAGCACGACGCGGTGGCCGTAGCGGAGGCGCTGCTGGACGCCGGGGCTGACATCGAGGCCAGGTCCAACTCAG GCAGAACACCGCTGGCGTTGGCTTGTAACCAGAAGAAACTTTCCATGGCAAAGAAACTGCTGGAGCGAGGGGCGGACGCCTCAACGACAGACGGCACAG GGTGGACGCTGTTGTTCCAGGCTGTCCGCAGCGGCTCACTGGAGGTGGTTAGGtggctggtggaggaggtgggtgtTGACCCGCGCTGTGCCTCGGGCGGCAAGACGGCAAAACAGTTGGCGGACAGCAAAGGGCATGCTCATGTATCCAGATACTTAGATGACGCCATCCCAGACATCTCCGGTTCA AGGACGGCAACAAAGGCCAGCCACAGTGTGATGCCTGCTTCGAGGACACCAAGACTTGCCAGCAAACTGTCTGCCAAGGCTGTTAGGGCCTCTGAGTCCTTCCTG GACGATGCCGGAGCAGTTGTAGATCTGAAGGTGAGACTGACCCGCCACGTGGTGCCGCCTGGCCCTGACGTGTACGACACCACCACCGACCCGCCCGGCCTCGTCCTGCTCCTTAACTACATCACATTTTCCGGGAGTGACATCAAAGATAGGCAAGGCGCGGAATACGACACCATCAACATCAAAAGTGTGTTTAAGCAGATGGGCTACGAGGTGGAGGCTTACGAAGACCTGACGTGGAAGGATACCATGTTGAGAATTAAGGAGTTCAGCACTTCGGGGCGTCTGAATAAGGCTGGGTGCGCCGTCGTGGTGGTGTCCTCCCACGGCGGCACCGACCCGTCTTCCTTCCTGACTTCGGACGGCGAGCAAGTCAGCGTGAGCCACTTGCATCAAAGCTTCAAGGACTATGGCAAAGATATCCGGCAAATGGCCAAGATTTTCTTCCTCCAGTTCTGCCGTGGCGATGTCTTGCCCGTGCGTGAGACAGATTACAGTTTGGATCGTTCTCCTAAGAATATTATCAGCTTCTACAGCACCTCCGACGGGTTCGTCGCCTACAGGGATCCTAGGAGGGGCAGCATTTTCTTGTCAGTGGTGTGTGAAGTGCTGGCCGAGCGAGCCTACAAGAACAACCTTGATGATCTGTACCGGCAGGTGCAGCGCAGGTACGTGGACCGAGGGCTGGGCACTACGCCTGAGATGCAAAACCTTGGATTTAGCAAGAAATTCTACTTCAATCCTCGACCCCGAAAGTGA
- the LOC123512019 gene encoding ankyrin repeat domain-containing protein 27-like, protein MCSHSNRAMTDSISRSPRQDSRSLSAYDKLQEGGSPSHHRRSTRPSKSSAMNQEKTDNHASREDEEELVLLDTPLGSVKNFSSLMKATRNKNLALVRALLYMGDSVDFSNIDGWTALHMAAVYGAVDVAVVLLNAGADIEAKCKSGRTPLFLACREKQFALAKMLVERGADTSTADNSDWTLLFQAASAGSLEIVKWLFEKLDCNTCERVISKQPEKLLRELAGKGCKEVEKYLKDSGNKRLNPVSCFISVITISMQTTHTSFYFRSSPHVDRYARVKHKVL, encoded by the exons ATGTGTTCACATTCAAACAGAGCAATGACTGATTCCATTAGTCGCTCACCTCGCCAGGATTCAAGGAGCCTAAGCGCATACGACAAGCTGCAAGAAGGTGGCAGTCCTTCACATCACCGTCGCAGTACAAGACCAAGCAAATCATCAGCTATGAATCAAGAAAAGACG GACAACCACGCCAGtcgagaggacgaggaggagctgGTTCTCTTGGACACGCCTCTGGGCTCGGTGAAAAACTTCTCATCCCTTATGAAGGCAACGAGAAACAAAAACCTGGCCTTGGTGCGCGCTTTGCTGTACATGGGCGACTCTGTTGACTTCAGTAACATAGATG GCTGGACGGCCCTGCACATGGCGGCGGTGTACGGAGCGGTGGACGTGGCGGTGGTGCTGCTGAACGCCGGGGCTGACATAGAGGCAAAGTGCAAGTCAG GCAGGACCCCGCTGTTCTTGGCGTGCAGGGAGAAACAGTTCGCCTTGGCCAAGATGTTGGTGGAGCGAGGGGCGGACACCTCGACTGCGGACAACTCAG ATTGGACTCTGCTCTTTCAGGCCGCCAGTGCTGGCTCGCTGGAGATAGTGAAGTGGCTGTTCGAGAAGCTGGATTGCAACACATGCGAACGAGTGATCAGCAAGCAGCCTGAGAAGCTGCTACGGGAGCTGGCTGGGAAAGGCtgcaaggaagtggagaaatacTTGAAAGACTCCGGCAACAAGCGCCTTAACCCAGTAAGCTGTTTCATTTCAGTGATCACCATCTCTATGCAAACAACACACACTTCATTTTACTTCCGCTCCTCGCCACACGTTGATAGATATGCGCGAGTAAAGCATAAAGTGCTATAA